TTTTCTATGCAtattatatagatatatatgtataatatgtatgtataacttttatttttgagaaaaaaaaagaatcaaaaaGGAGCGTAAATTAATGTACACGGGGGGGTttcaaattaaataaaaaaatattatacataatgatatattactttttttttgcattatgcTTATCTCCCATTGAGTATACTATACATGGTACAATAATGTAACGATAATGCATACAATGATGGTACAGTGGTGACAACGAAATATGATACCAATAAACATTACGTAAAATACatgttcacaattttttcgtcatGTCATATCTTCATTGCACCAGTATAATAGCGTAACGAGCacgaaatgagaaaattatttaaattaaaaaatggtaaaataataaaaaacgaagaacaCATGTACCATACGTGAAAATTTTGCTacacaatatttttaaacaaatatatcgattattttttatgtaccattgcatacaaaattaaaatgcatAATACAAAcagacaaattttttttttctcatatgTTCCCCTCTCGTTCGAGACACcaaagaaaatgcaaatttgAAAGGCAAATTTTGTAGCGCAAAAATGCGGGTTAATAGGTGAAACAAATTTAAGCAAATGTTTTGGGTAAATTCAGCAAATTAGCAAATTTAGCAAATTTAGCAAATTTACGCAAATTGAGGCAAATTGTGGGCAAAATTGTGAGGCAAAATTGTGAGGCAAAATTTATCGGCACACTCGTCGCGCAAACTCgtcaaataaattttaacaaatgaaAGCGAAATGAAACtcctaaaaaaattacatcaaCAGCTTCGCAAATATGTACGAGAAATGAATTTCGTTTCCCGCTCTATTTTATAACTCACGCAAATATTTCGCAAAGAtccgcaaaaaaatataactgcGATGTATTTGAAAAGGAGTACACGAAAAGTGCCTCacatatgttattttttatatctacgTGTGCGTATTgtaaacatataatatatcatacATACAGGAGTAGGGCCCGTTttcatgtgtatatgcagTTATGCATGTCAACTgtggtaatattttttttttcatataatatattatacgtatatatataacacgACAACGCAAGGGATCTTTTCTATACTTGAATGGTAAGCATATATTAAACTATGTgctaaataaatatatacaacatATGCATAGGAATTACAAttattgtacatatatgtatatatagcatgacatataaaatattttttcactatgtagaaaataaaaacgaaagagagacgcatatatcatatatatatatagagagaGAGATGCAAACAaacgtgggaaaaaaatatatatgtttatataagCAACGATGATGttataaataatgtaataaaatgtaaaatggggtaaattttgaaataaataaaaatgaaaaaaacagctcTGCTAAGTTTAGGaaaatttcttattttttttttttttttttttttttcccactgccaaaaaatgaaaagaaaaaaaatatgattttttagtacttaatttttttttcatttttttatgtaattttttgttttgttatttttcaaCANNNNNNNNNNNNNNNNNNNNNNNNNNNNNNNNNNNNNNNNNNNNNNNNNNNNNNNNNNNNNNNNNNNNNNNNNNNNNNNNNNNNNNNNNNNNNNNNNNNNNNNNNNNNNNNNNNNNNNNNNNNNNNNNNNNNNNNNNNNNNNNNNNNNNNNNNNNNNNNNNNNNNNNNNNNNNNNNNNNNNNNNNNNNNNNNNNNNNNNNNNNNNNNNNNNNNNNNNNNNNNNNNNNNNNNNNNNNNNNNNNNNNNNNNNNNNNNNNNNNNNNNNNNNNNNNNNNNNNNNNNNNNNNNNNNNNNNNNNNNNNNNNNNNNNNNNNNNNNNNNNNNNNNNNNNNNNNNNNNNNNNNNNNNNNNNNNNNNNNNNNNNNNNNNNNNNNNNNNNNNNNNNNNNNNNNNNNNNNNNNNNNNNNNNNNNNNNNNNNNNNNNNNNNNNNNNNNNNNNNNNNNNNNNNNNNNNNNNNNNNNNNNNNNNNNNNNNNNNNNNNNNNNNNNNNNNNNNNNNNNNNNNNNNNNNNNNNNNNNNNNNNNNNNNNNNNNNNNNNNNNNNNNNNNNNNNNNNNNNNNNNNNNNNNNCGCTCGAACGCGCGTCCAGGGGACTTacatgaattatatatatatatatatatatgtatatatatgatgCGAATTTACATGCATTTCGCAAAATCGAATTTAAAATAGCTAATTTGAGcattgaatattttttcattgaaACATAAGCCACTTGCGTTTTTTCACGACAAATTTATTGCATATATAACAATGCGTAGacagtgttttttttttttatttttttttttactgtctGTTCGCGTTTAGGACATCTTTGCGGAATAGACGGGGAGATTTCCGCATTGGTCGCTGTCCGTAAATTTCGTATTCATCGAAGGGGATGTAAAGTATAAAGCAGAAGGGtattttttggtttttttgcttttttgcttatttttttttttttgttttaacgTCCTCGTCGCGACATGGTTCCCAATTGTTAGCAACTAAAAGATACCAAGAAATTACGCGGCGCAGGTTGTCCATTTCTAACGGGGGGAACAAGCGTAAGTTGTGGCCGCAAAATGGTACATGCACGCACGGCCATAAATAAtatgccaattttttaacgCCAAGTGGAGGGAACAAGTACAATTTAGTTGTAGATGATAGTACCCACCTTCTGCGCCGTCACTATTTAACGCAGTCAAAATTGTATgcccataaaaaaggggtaaatgTCTAACCCACGTGGCTTTTCCCCCACGTGTACGTTGTTAAATTTGCATTCGTTTTGCCAGCGCAATCTGCATATTGACGCTTCCTTAAAAGGAAGGGGCATAGCTAcaacttttcttttcttttcttttattttatttctgttGCCCTCCAAGCGGCTAACATATTATGCGCACGCATCAGCTTAGACGTCTTCAGTTGTGGCGCGAACCCTCTACATGTTCCTTTGCCTTCATCGCGCTGGTGACCTTCCACTCCTGTGGTTTGTTCTGGGTACCTTCCACCCCAGTGGTTTCTTTTGGGTGCCATTCACCCCACGTTAATGTACTTGCGTTGCGTCTCCgcgaaagtgaaaaaaatgttgaaacgTTCAAGCTGTGCCAATTGGTAACAGCCAAATGGGAAGTAACAAACGAAGGGGTGCCcacgtatatgcatatactgGCCGAAATCCCCATGTATGTGTACTCATCAGCCCCGCCTGCTACTGATATGCGTGGGTGAATAGCCCCCTTTAATTTGATCAACTTGTGCAAATGCGTGAGGGGGGTGGCATTCACATAGGGTAATAAGGAGaactgcaaaaaaagcaagcTGCCAAAGTGGCGAGGGGGGTTACATCTGCTGTAGTCGAAGGCGCGAACGAACAAAGGGGTACCCATTCGAGTTTGCAGTTTGCTCCCTCTCGATGTGTTCGCTTAATTATGAGCTTTAACTAAGGAATTATCCCTCTCTTAGTCGATCGCTCGACCGATGGCCTACTGATacgccttccttttttgcgacTTCGTCAGGCAACTAAAGGGATATCCATTAGCCTCGGCGTAAAGGTGTTTGCCccaatttcgaaaaaatagGCGTGTTCTCTGGATTCTTAACACTGCAGAGTTTACTCAGAAAAGGGAGTTGCGGTACCCCCTCGTATGGCTAACCTTTACCAAATGAGTTGCATAATAAATCGAGATgccacaaaataaaaggggcatccataaaatgcatatattggTCActccacaaaaaatgggtacaTAAGGAAACAAATCCGggcataaataaaaaaagggaaaccgACTGGGCGTATAAATAAGCCAAGCATCACAAATGATCAGCGAGAAGGGTGCTAACCCAGCGTAGGCAGTTCGAATTCTCCAACAGCACCTGCTGCGCCGGTGTACCACACGTATGGGTTGGGGTCGAACCAcatcaaaatgggagaaaggTCAACTTGGGGGATGTGCTTTTTTCATGAAGAGGGAAGGGGAGCTCCCCAGTTAAAGGTAGCCTAATACCACTTCTTCACTGCGTGGTACTCTCTGTAATGGGtggcttattttttttcttgccctTCGTGTAGACCCTCTCATCGCAGGGGTTGAATCCCCGCTCCTCTGCACCCATGACGGCCCAGGCGGGGGTCTCGGCACAGTAGTCAGCGGCGGTAAAATCTTTATTCTGCCTCACCAAACATTGAAACATTTCATAATCAATCCAAGTGTGCCATTTATCATTAAttttgaattctttttttgctattaAAATGCTGCAAGAGTGTCTATGCTCACACGCAATTTCATACGCATCGGAAAGATACCCATTAGAGTGTATTAAACTGAAGGCAAACTGATATACTTCTTCATGCCATGGGATGTTTTTCATAGTAAGTTGATAACCATCGGAGGAACCACAATAAGTTACAGCttttatttcaataaaaTCTGGATAACCATATTCTATCAATTTAGAATAacttaaaatttcttcaGACATCATATTGTATTCTTTGACTAGGGTAAATCTAAATAcagttctttcttttctcttttttaaaattttaatgcaCCGTATATATCGGTCCCAAAAATCTTTAAATAATGGCCTGTCTATGTTCTTCAAAGCTTCTTCATTAGGAGCATCAATCGAAAGGTAAAGTTGTGTCactttgtgtaatttttgcaaCTCATTTGGGAACTGTGCATTCGTAACTAGAAAAGTTGACACGTTTTTACTATGCAGTTCATCAATAAGTTTGTTAATATCTGGGTACATTATTGGTTCCCCTACTAAGGACAAGGCACAATGTCTAACATGAACTGCTTCATCAAATCTTTCTTTAATAACTCCATGTGCTCCTTTCAATTCTTTAATCATCcctttatgttttttaagtGCTTCTTGTACTATCATTTCTGCGTCGTCTTTATTCCATTTCCAGTGAGTTCCCACAGGATTTTTGTGATGTCTCCAACAGAAAACGCATTTATTGGCACAAGCTAGACTTGGTGTGGCTTCCATACATTGATAAGAATTGATTCCATAAAAGGTATGCTTATAACATCCTCCTCGACCTCTTAAATGTGATTTGGTCCATCTGCATAATTTGACTGCACTGTGGGAACCGATAATTTTGTATCCTTCCTTTGTTAGCTTATTTCGTTGGTTGGATGTAAGCATATCTTTTGGTTTGTCCGGGATGAGGTCTTCCAATTCGTCACCGCTGCTACAGAGAGATGTACTTTTCacatcttcccttttttttatcccatAAGTAGTAAGTGCACTTTTTTCTACCATTTCATCATCGCTGTTTTTCTCGGAGGTGGGAACTTCTTCCCATTCGtcaccatttgggggggtgCACCCTTGGTTGGTGCCTTCTCCGCAGGTGCTGCATGACGCGTTGGTAGGAGGACTTTCCCCCTTCTGAACAACCCCATGGCTGTAATGTCCCCCCTCCTGTGGCACCTCAATCGACGCCACGTCAGTTCTGCTCCTCAACCTGATGTCCTCATCTCTCCCCTTCCTATTGTCCGcctttgcgcaaaaaaagaagcaataATGCTGCAGGGAGTTGTAAATCTTCCTGTCTGCATACGGCATGAAGGAGCATAACTGGGGGAAATTAAAACAGTAGAAAAGGAGACCCAAACTGATCGTTTTAAATAAACTGCATTTCCACATAAGAAACGCTTCTTCGTTGTTTTCCTCATCACACAATTTTAACGtcttatataatttttgtgcacCCAAGTAGGCGAGATACTTGTCGCATTTCTTAACAGGTGAGCAGAAGTGAGTACTTCCGTACTGTTTGTTCCCAAACCCTATgcaagtataaaaaatattttttaaaaaatctttttcaaCTCGGAAATCATTAAATAGATCTTCCAACAGTTGTTCAAACTTGTAGCAATTCCTGGGGAAAGAACCATAGCTAGCTGTACTCACAAATAGTATCATCACATTTAAATCGTATTCACTGGTGCGTTCGAAGAACGTATAATCGTTGAACTCGTTGCCATTGACAAAATCGAAGTTGACTGTGCAGACATTGGTGCTTATACAACAGTCTAGGTAGTTCACAAATTTAtcgctacattttttttccttctcatgAAATTGTTGTAAAGCTTCATGTGAAGGATTTATTACCCCCTCTGCATGGAATGAGTCGTTTTTGCCACTCCTTGCAGTTTGTTCATTCCTCCTTTGTAACAATTTTGAATACTCCAAAAAACAGCTCACTAATTTGTCATCCCCATGACTCACTTCGTTTGTCCTTCCGTTGAAAATGTGGTGGCTCCCTCCCTCCTCCGTTACTATTCTGTTTACTTcgttacatatattttctatgtcttggaaaaattgtattaatTCGTTTAGAAACCCCTTCGCTTTTTTGTAGCTGTTGGACCCTTCCGATCCGTATACTATTCTTAGATTGatctttgcctttttttttttccgaacgGCATGCTGCTCAAAAATGGTTTGGAAGAAgttcctccgttttttcGCCTCGTCCCCCTGCACCATTTGGTCGCACGTTCGTACTTGGTGAGGCAGGGGCGGTTATGTAGTCTCCTCCCCAAGCTTAGCTCCGCGATTGGCTGAGACGGCGGCTTGGGTAGTCTGCCCCCTACGCTTAGCTCCACGATTGGCTGCGACGGCGACTTGGGTAGTCTGTCCCCTACGCTTAGCCTCCACGATTGGCTGCGACGGAGGCTTGGGTAGTCTACCCCCTACGCTTAGCTCCGCGATTGACTGTACTTCCCACTTGAGTTCCCTTCAAAAGATGCGAGGCTTACTCcacaaaaatagaaaacaaaaaaaaaaaaaaaaaaaattgcaaaggaAATCCGTTTCGTCCTTACCGAAACTGCGAATCTGTCGTTGCCAACGGGGCGtgaaaaaatcgcaaaatgggttcctccttcccctttcgcgCGCTCTTCATCATCCTCCTTAGTACATATTAAAGGGGcagttaatttattttgcagtTTCTGGTGCGTTCACCATCATGGGGGTTAACATATGCCAGGCcggtttcattttattttattttgcttaattttgctttatttcgtttatgttgttttatttcgttttatgttgttttattttgctttatttcgttttatgttgttttattttgttttattttttccgagGTATTCCTGCGGATCGTGTTTGCTCACCGTGCCGCCGACGGCCGTTGGGCAGCacaaatgcatatatgcatcttggggacacaaaaaagcaagaaacaaaaatggaataaatgGATGCACAGAtacgaaaaataaagttcGCGTGACGCGCATTGATGCAAAAGtgaaatgtagaaaatggGAGCTGCATCAAAGCGGAAGAGCGTTCAtcgtgggggggaaaaaaaatcatcgtGCCGATATTAAAGATGATGGTGATGATGATAGCGATTGTGAGGCtaaataaataaacgaaATAAGCTACAAACTGGGGGTATAAGCAACAACGATACGCGCGTGTTGGCTAAGTCCAAATTGGAGGGAGTAAAAAGAGAGTAGTCCCCCACGTCTGGAGGCTTTATTCGAGGAATCCATTTTGCTGATATGGGCTATATGTACAAGCAAAATATTTCACCATTCGCGCCGTCCATGCaggtatatgtatgtacacagGTGTGTATCTTTTCTGTCCGGGGGATGGGAGGGGTCGAAAATATGGGGAGCGCACAGC
The sequence above is drawn from the Plasmodium cynomolgi strain B DNA, chromosome 10, whole genome shotgun sequence genome and encodes:
- a CDS encoding hypothetical protein (putative), whose protein sequence is MVQGDEAKKRRNFFQTIFEQHAVRKKKKAKINLRIVYGSEGSNSYKKAKGFLNELIQFFQDIENICNEVNRIVTEEGGSHHIFNGRTNEVSHGDDKLVSCFLEYSKLLQRRNEQTARSGKNDSFHAEGVINPSHEALQQFHEKEKKCSDKFVNYLDCCISTNVCTVNFDFVNGNEFNDYTFFERTSEYDLNVMILFVSTASYGSFPRNCYKFEQLLEDLFNDFRVEKDFLKNIFYTCIGFGNKQYGSTHFCSPVKKCDKYLAYLGAQKLYKTLKLCDEENNEEAFLMWKCSLFKTISLGLLFYCFNFPQLCSFMPYADRKIYNSLQHYCFFFCAKADNRKGRDEDIRLRSRTDVASIEVPQEGGHYSHGVVQKGESPPTNASCSTCGEGTNQGCTPPNGDEWEEVPTSEKNSDDEMVEKSALTTYGIKKREDVKSTSLCSSGDELEDLIPDKPKDMLTSNQRNKLTKEGYKIIGSHSAVKLCRWTKSHLRGRGGCYKHTFYGINSYQCMEATPSLACANKCVFCWRHHKNPVGTHWKWNKDDAEMIVQEALKKHKGMIKELKGAHGVIKERFDEAVHVRHCALSLVGEPIMYPDINKLIDELHSKNVSTFLVTNAQFPNELQKLHKVTQLYLSIDAPNEEALKNIDRPLFKDFWDRYIRCIKILKKRKERTVFRFTLVKEYNMMSEEILSYSKLIEYGYPDFIEIKAVTYCGSSDGYQLTMKNIPWHEEVYQFAFSLIHSNGYLSDAYEIACEHRHSCSILIAKKEFKINDKWHTWIDYEMFQCLVRQNKDFTAADYCAETPAWAVMGAEERGFNPCDERVYTKGKKKNKPPITE